The genomic segment TTCAGGTGTAACTGTAAAGTTTGCAGCAACTATATCTGCTTTTCCTGTTTCTGCATATTCAACACGACTTGCAGGGTCAAGAGAAATGTATTCAACATTAACTCCTAAATCTTTTGCAATACGATCTGTGAAATAAATATCAAAACCTTGATTTTTACCATTTTCATCAACATAACCAAAAGGTGCTTTATCTGTAAATACTCCTATTCTAATAACACCACTATCTTTAATTTCTTGGACTGTTCTTGCCTTAGCAGTTGTTGTAGTTCCTTGTGCATCTGTTTTAGTTTCTTCTGTTTTGTTTCCACAAGCAGCTAATGCAAATACTGCCACACCCACTGTTACTAATTTTAAAATCTTTTTCCAAATTTTCATTCTATACCCTCCTAAACTTTTTCATACTATATAAAATTAAAATAAGTAAGTTACATTCCAGATTTTAGAAAATCTGGCTAATAACGAACTATTTTTATTTACTAAACGTAAATGTATTTAAAAACTTTTGTGCCCTTTCTGTTTTTGGATTAGAAAAAAATTCTTCTGCCTCTCCTTGTTCAGCTATATTTCCATTATCCATAAATATCACTCTGTCTGCAACTGCTCTTGCAAATTGCATTTCATGTGTTACAATAACCATTGTCATCCCATCTCTTGCAAGTTCAAGCATTACATCTAAAACTTCTCTTACCATTTCAGGATCAAGTGCAGCAGTAACTTCATCAAATAACATTATTTCAGGGTTCATACATAAAGCTCTTACTATTGCAACCCTTTGCTTTTGCCCACCTGACAGTTGTCTTGGATAAGAGTTTTGTTTATCTAATAAATTAACTCTTTCAAGTAATTTCAATGCTTGTTCTTTAACTTCTTCTCTATTTCTTTTTTGTACTTTCATAGGTGCTAATAAGATATTATCTAAAATCGTTAAATGTGAAAATAATTCATAACTTTGAAAAACCATTCCAATTTTTTGTCTAATTTTTGTCATATCATTTTTAGTATCTGAAAATTTTATTTCATTATCTAAAATAATATCTCCTCCTTGGATATCTTCTAAACCATTTAAACATCTTAGAAATGTACTTTTACCACAACCTGAAGCTCCAATTATTACAACAACCTCTCCTTGATGAATATCTAAATTTATACCTTTTAAGACTTCAAGTTCTCCATAATTTTTTATAACATCTTTTGCAGAGAGAACCACTTTATCTAATTGTTTCATATTTTACTCCATCTCTTTTCTAAAAATTTTGCTAACATTGATAATGGCCAACAAGATAAGAAATATAGTAAGAATATTACTCCATATATCCAAATTGCTCCATTTGGATATTGAAATCTATTTGTGTCTATTATTTGTTGTCCAACTTTTAAAACTTCAACTATTCCTATCAATACAACCAAACTTGTAGTTTTTATCATTCTTGTTATCAAATTCACTGATAAAGGTATAAGTCTTCTTATAATTTGCGGAATAATTATATATAGATACATTTGTTTTTTATTAAAAGCTAATGCCATTGCACTTTCAACTTGGCTTTTTGGTATACTTTCAATAGCTCCTCTTACCAAATCTCCCATCTCAGCAGTTCCCCAAATAGTAAATACTATTATTGCACTTGTTTCTGCTGAAATATGAATGCCATACATTCTAGTAACCCCAAAATATGCTATGAATAATAGCACAAGTGGAGGCATTATCCTAATTATTTGTAAATATATTTGAGAAATTGTTTTTGTTATAGGATTTTTTATT from the Fusobacterium simiae genome contains:
- a CDS encoding amino acid ABC transporter permease, with the translated sequence MLDTVIDLLSKGTNFERLLYGLWVTIKLSLISAIFSIIFGILFGLFMVIKNPITKTISQIYLQIIRIMPPLVLLFIAYFGVTRMYGIHISAETSAIIVFTIWGTAEMGDLVRGAIESIPKSQVESAMALAFNKKQMYLYIIIPQIIRRLIPLSVNLITRMIKTTSLVVLIGIVEVLKVGQQIIDTNRFQYPNGAIWIYGVIFLLYFLSCWPLSMLAKFLEKRWSKI
- a CDS encoding amino acid ABC transporter ATP-binding protein, which gives rise to MKQLDKVVLSAKDVIKNYGELEVLKGINLDIHQGEVVVIIGASGCGKSTFLRCLNGLEDIQGGDIILDNEIKFSDTKNDMTKIRQKIGMVFQSYELFSHLTILDNILLAPMKVQKRNREEVKEQALKLLERVNLLDKQNSYPRQLSGGQKQRVAIVRALCMNPEIMLFDEVTAALDPEMVREVLDVMLELARDGMTMVIVTHEMQFARAVADRVIFMDNGNIAEQGEAEEFFSNPKTERAQKFLNTFTFSK